Proteins co-encoded in one Methanobacterium veterum genomic window:
- a CDS encoding metal-dependent hydrolase, with translation MDLITHFLVPYIILAAIGSKNKLAGAFGGISLDFDTIFVTWIGLLSPQLFIFAHRGITHSFVFALVTSTLFLYVLSRKQINGFISSIIKRDISVEFTKTTIALAYFGALIHLFLDFLTTKGIPLFYPLSITRYAAEIYPAVDMIITILAVVTLLVIYLKVNQKYKKVTMAVFMIVLVSFGCIMAYEKSNAISAETLTLNSSYNHLSTYPTQDMFMWDVVKSNSQNSSYIVSKYNTLQNQESNIRTYNTPSIKNGPYISAQNAINTANNLPVVERFKWNSYYALINATYSSGEWKITYYDILNSWTGNNITVTVPT, from the coding sequence ATGGACTTAATAACACATTTTTTAGTACCTTACATCATTCTAGCAGCAATTGGTAGTAAGAATAAACTTGCAGGAGCCTTTGGCGGTATTTCACTTGATTTTGACACTATTTTTGTTACATGGATTGGATTGTTATCTCCCCAACTTTTCATTTTTGCACACAGGGGAATTACACACTCTTTTGTATTTGCACTCGTAACATCTACCCTCTTTTTGTATGTGTTATCAAGAAAGCAGATAAATGGATTTATCAGCAGTATTATAAAGCGTGATATATCCGTTGAATTTACAAAAACTACCATTGCACTTGCATATTTTGGGGCACTTATACATTTATTCCTCGATTTCCTAACAACAAAAGGCATTCCACTATTTTATCCCCTTTCAATTACCAGGTATGCTGCAGAAATATACCCTGCAGTTGACATGATAATAACCATTCTGGCAGTGGTTACACTACTTGTGATTTACCTGAAAGTAAATCAAAAGTATAAAAAAGTTACCATGGCAGTTTTTATGATTGTTTTAGTATCATTTGGATGTATAATGGCTTATGAGAAATCAAATGCAATTAGTGCCGAGACTCTAACTTTAAACTCAAGCTACAATCATTTATCCACTTATCCAACCCAGGACATGTTTATGTGGGACGTTGTAAAAAGCAATTCACAAAACAGCAGTTACATAGTATCAAAGTACAACACCCTGCAAAATCAGGAATCAAATATCAGGACATATAATACCCCTTCAATTAAAAATGGACCTTATATATCCGCACAAAATGCCATTAATACCGCGAATAACCTTCCAGTTGTTGAAAGATTTAAATGGAACTCATATTATGCCTTAATCAACGCAACATACAGTTCAGGAGAATGGAAAATAACTTACTATGATATCCTGAATTCATGGACTGGAAACAATATAACAGTTACAGTACCTACTTAA
- a CDS encoding transglutaminase-like domain-containing protein yields the protein MPISNGLSYLDESQTTVIGDSNNVNEVSVAETQKSMGVQVNAASTVYKKVYTKVKYKSWYKSWYKSWYKYHGKWKYKWKYKWKYTWKYKWVITYKKVTTSSTTTSSSSSVSSSSTSSKSNTTNSSNSTSSTSSSLTKYLKATTNCQSTSTTIKSKAKSITSGKTSSYAKAVAVYNYVRDKIGYSFYYNTKYGAVGTLSKKTGNCCDTAHLLVALSRASGLPARYVHGYCKFSSGSWYGHVWAEVYVNGKWYKADATSSRNSFGVVNNWKTSTATIYGKYASLSF from the coding sequence TTGCCCATTTCGAATGGGTTAAGTTATTTAGACGAATCACAGACGACTGTTATCGGTGATTCAAACAATGTAAATGAAGTTTCAGTTGCAGAAACTCAAAAATCGATGGGAGTACAGGTAAATGCGGCTAGTACCGTATATAAAAAGGTATATACAAAAGTAAAGTATAAATCCTGGTATAAGTCATGGTATAAATCATGGTATAAGTATCACGGTAAGTGGAAATACAAGTGGAAATACAAGTGGAAATACACCTGGAAGTATAAATGGGTAATAACATACAAAAAAGTTACAACATCCAGTACGACTACTTCTAGCTCGAGTAGCGTTAGTTCATCTAGTACGTCCAGTAAATCTAATACAACCAATAGTTCAAATTCTACTTCTAGTACATCCAGTTCATTAACAAAATATCTAAAAGCTACAACGAACTGTCAGTCAACCAGTACTACTATAAAATCAAAGGCTAAGTCAATTACAAGCGGTAAAACATCTAGTTATGCCAAGGCAGTAGCAGTATATAACTATGTAAGGGATAAAATAGGTTATTCTTTCTATTACAATACTAAGTACGGAGCTGTAGGTACTCTTTCTAAAAAAACGGGAAATTGTTGTGACACTGCTCATTTACTAGTTGCTCTTTCAAGAGCTTCAGGATTGCCTGCTCGATATGTGCATGGTTACTGTAAATTTTCAAGCGGTAGCTGGTATGGTCATGTCTGGGCAGAAGTATATGTAAATGGTAAATGGTATAAAGCAGATGCAACCAGTTCTAGAAACTCTTTTGGAGTTGTGAATAACTGGAAAACATCGACTGCAACAATATATGGTAAATATGCATCGTTATCGTTTTAG
- a CDS encoding ABC transporter ATP-binding protein, whose translation MNDINVIEIKGLKKSYEEGQITALNGIDLEIKEGEFVSIIGPSGSGKSTLLNMIGALDNPDEGSISVAGTDLTRSEDLSKFRSDEIGFVFQLHNLIPNLTVFENVQIPLIETPLSDEQMEKRALELLKSVNLENKINQKPTKLSGGERQRVAIARALVNHPSIILADEPTGSLDSKTQEIILDLLKDIHKKENVTLIIVTHSPDVATMADRIITVLDGEIKG comes from the coding sequence ATGAATGATATAAATGTCATTGAAATCAAAGGTCTCAAAAAAAGCTATGAAGAGGGACAGATAACAGCATTGAACGGTATAGACCTTGAAATTAAAGAAGGGGAATTTGTTTCCATCATAGGGCCGTCAGGTTCTGGGAAATCAACCCTCCTTAACATGATCGGAGCACTTGATAACCCAGACGAAGGCAGTATAAGTGTAGCAGGTACTGATTTAACTCGAAGTGAGGATTTAAGTAAGTTCAGATCAGACGAAATTGGCTTCGTGTTCCAGCTGCATAACCTGATCCCAAACCTTACTGTGTTTGAGAATGTCCAGATCCCCCTGATTGAAACACCTCTTTCAGATGAACAGATGGAAAAAAGAGCTTTAGAACTTTTAAAATCGGTGAATCTTGAAAATAAAATCAATCAAAAACCTACAAAGCTTTCAGGTGGTGAAAGACAGAGGGTTGCGATAGCAAGAGCTCTTGTCAACCACCCATCTATTATTTTAGCAGATGAACCAACGGGATCCTTAGATTCAAAAACACAGGAGATCATTCTGGATTTACTTAAAGATATCCACAAAAAAGAGAATGTAACCTTGATTATAGTAACACACTCTCCAGACGTAGCCACTATGGCAGATAGAATTATAACAGTATTGGATGGTGAAATAAAAGGCTGA
- a CDS encoding fumarylacetoacetate hydrolase family protein, translating into MKIIGFLKDNHKKTGLLKGNNITELSCSTIEAINSRNIGKFQKDTNYEVEEVNILPPVSPSKIVCVGLNYRDHAAELNMDLPEEPIIFIKPPTSVVGHLDDIIYPASSSQVDFEGELGIVLSKEARNVKSEDAADYIGGYTALNDVTARDLQRKDGQWTRAKSFDTFCPIGPCIETDLDPMNQNISLKLNGEFKQKSNTENMIFNVYELVEFISDIMTLKTGDVIATGTPPGVGPMNTGDTVEVAIEGIGMLKNFIKKG; encoded by the coding sequence ATGAAAATTATAGGATTTTTAAAGGATAATCATAAAAAAACAGGGTTATTAAAAGGCAATAATATAACAGAACTTTCGTGCTCAACCATAGAAGCAATTAACTCCAGAAACATCGGAAAGTTCCAAAAAGATACTAACTATGAAGTTGAAGAAGTGAATATATTGCCCCCAGTCTCACCCTCTAAAATTGTGTGCGTTGGCTTGAATTACAGGGACCATGCAGCTGAACTCAATATGGACCTTCCAGAAGAACCCATAATATTTATAAAACCCCCAACATCAGTAGTTGGGCATTTAGATGACATAATCTATCCTGCCTCAAGCAGTCAAGTTGATTTTGAAGGTGAACTTGGCATTGTCCTATCTAAAGAAGCAAGAAATGTGAAATCAGAAGATGCTGCAGATTATATAGGAGGATATACTGCATTAAACGATGTAACAGCAAGAGATTTACAGAGAAAAGACGGCCAGTGGACAAGGGCAAAAAGCTTTGACACATTTTGTCCCATCGGGCCATGTATTGAAACTGATTTAGATCCAATGAATCAAAATATTTCACTTAAACTCAATGGAGAATTTAAACAAAAATCAAACACTGAAAACATGATATTTAATGTTTATGAACTCGTTGAATTCATATCCGATATAATGACTCTTAAAACTGGTGATGTAATTGCAACAGGAACTCCTCCGGGTGTTGGTCCCATGAATACTGGAGATACTGTTGAAGTCGCAATTGAGGGAATTGGAATGCTTAAAAATTTTATAAAAAAGGGTTAA
- the hisG gene encoding ATP phosphoribosyltransferase — protein MQLKIALPSKGRISDPAVKLLEKAGIGIKDTANRKLFSETYDKETSVMFTRAADIPEFVADGAADLGITGLDLIEEKEADVEILEDLNFGSAKLVLAVPEDSRINNILDIDDGAIVATEFPNLTKKYLENKGINVKIVELSGSTEIAPFIGVADIVADLTSTGTTLKMNHLKIIDTVLESSIKLIANKKSFKDKNEKIEAIRTGIKGVLDAEGKKLVMMNVNKEHLEDVKKAMPGLTGPTVSQVVSNEDVVAVQAVVDELEVFNTVNRLKKIGAKDILVVPIERII, from the coding sequence ATGCAGTTAAAAATAGCGCTTCCATCAAAAGGAAGGATAAGCGATCCTGCAGTTAAACTTTTAGAAAAAGCAGGGATTGGTATTAAAGATACAGCAAATAGGAAGCTCTTCTCAGAAACATATGATAAAGAAACAAGCGTTATGTTTACAAGGGCTGCAGATATTCCTGAATTTGTTGCAGACGGCGCAGCAGACCTTGGAATAACCGGCCTTGATTTAATAGAAGAAAAAGAAGCAGATGTTGAAATTTTAGAGGATCTTAATTTCGGAAGCGCTAAACTTGTTTTAGCAGTGCCTGAAGATTCCAGAATTAATAACATATTAGATATAGATGACGGTGCCATTGTAGCCACAGAATTTCCCAATCTAACAAAAAAATACCTTGAAAATAAAGGTATAAACGTTAAAATAGTTGAATTAAGTGGATCAACCGAAATTGCACCATTTATAGGTGTGGCTGATATTGTAGCAGATCTCACAAGTACAGGTACAACTCTCAAAATGAATCATCTTAAGATCATAGATACTGTACTTGAAAGCTCCATAAAGCTAATTGCAAATAAAAAAAGTTTTAAAGACAAAAATGAAAAAATAGAAGCCATACGGACAGGTATAAAAGGAGTTCTAGATGCTGAGGGCAAAAAACTCGTCATGATGAATGTTAATAAAGAACACCTTGAAGACGTTAAAAAAGCAATGCCTGGGCTTACAGGACCTACAGTTTCCCAAGTTGTTTCAAATGAAGATGTTGTAGCAGTACAGGCAGTTGTAGATGAACTTGAAGTCTTTAATACAGTAAACAGGCTTAAAAAAATAGGTGCAAAGGATATTCTGGTTGTACCAATTGAGCGGATAATATAA
- a CDS encoding winged helix-turn-helix domain-containing protein, translating to MKKLLWWLIAGMKGGLNRAKIIKSLNERPYNANQLSEELHLDYKTIRHHIKVLEDNGIIKSTGGKYGKMYFLTENMEKNYDVFNEIWEQIGKK from the coding sequence ATGAAAAAGCTGTTGTGGTGGTTAATTGCCGGAATGAAAGGTGGATTAAACCGTGCTAAGATAATTAAGTCGTTAAATGAAAGACCATATAATGCAAACCAGCTTTCTGAAGAATTACATCTTGATTATAAAACTATAAGGCACCATATTAAAGTTTTAGAAGACAACGGCATCATTAAGTCCACAGGAGGAAAATACGGTAAAATGTATTTTCTAACAGAAAATATGGAAAAAAATTATGATGTTTTCAACGAGATTTGGGAACAAATTGGGAAAAAGTAG
- a CDS encoding ArsR/SmtB family transcription factor: MKKVLWWLILGTRGGINRAKIIKKLKERPYNAHQLAEELNVNYRTVRHHIKILEDSEVVKSAGEKYGKMYFLSENMEKNYRDFETIWKQVQDGKKDN; this comes from the coding sequence ATGAAAAAAGTGCTTTGGTGGTTAATCCTTGGTACAAGGGGAGGAATAAACCGTGCCAAAATTATTAAAAAATTAAAGGAACGACCTTACAATGCACATCAACTTGCTGAAGAGTTAAATGTCAATTATAGAACCGTTAGGCACCATATAAAAATTTTAGAGGATAGTGAAGTTGTTAAATCTGCTGGAGAAAAATACGGTAAGATGTACTTCCTTTCAGAGAATATGGAAAAAAATTACAGGGATTTTGAAACCATCTGGAAACAAGTACAAGATGGGAAAAAGGATAATTAG
- a CDS encoding ferritin family protein — MFSKVPIDINKIKRENQNLDQELLRVAIMAELDAINLYEQMADMTDNEDLKAVLTDVAQEEKTHVGEFQTMLLRMDEEQVKELAKGKNEVEELTGKK; from the coding sequence ATGTTTTCTAAAGTACCTATAGATATTAATAAAATAAAAAGAGAAAATCAAAACCTAGACCAAGAACTTCTAAGAGTAGCTATAATGGCAGAACTGGATGCTATTAACCTTTATGAGCAGATGGCAGACATGACTGACAATGAAGATCTTAAGGCGGTTCTTACAGATGTGGCTCAAGAAGAAAAAACCCATGTTGGAGAATTCCAGACCATGCTTTTAAGAATGGATGAAGAACAGGTCAAAGAGCTCGCAAAAGGTAAAAACGAAGTTGAAGAATTAACTGGGAAAAAATAA
- a CDS encoding glycosyltransferase family 39 protein codes for MFTNKIREKWWIITLFSIFIFSFILDMYVLTRYNLSYGMDGPFYDLQVLNILKTGIPASNDPPLVYYILTPFVLVSGNSFFGIKIGMALLGSLMAFPAFLLTEMFNEKLDIGSKIPALLSALLITVNVFYFQLIGDFMQNLVGVLFLLLLIYFAVKWLENPKEWKKYGTLAIALLLCNIFTHIYTGILAVILFISLLLLNWALISYKTGKIEIKGLKILGIVSISVIVGLAVLFAVYPYMFSKFTTVLSFMNNSSTSSSNLTGGNFMSPVIFLTVPFILGVIVTIRIFYNGLKEKINVERKAISRKTLLSWAYLVLTVILISLIVAPSVDSQYKSRFIELAFVPIALMVPLGLKFIENWLSKRYPSKRSLKLGLISLIAVIFVVSSFYTATGEFSGMGPSITSDQYNNLVSLKENLTANNIDTDGIILVNDYHTGYWVEYVLGMQVETGNLSEIQKEYFNRTIYAVTLTQNSQSQLKGNSEYSWNPLLPYSFPFVGWNFDNSFNSAGGQKQLSQSPPGDFGNATGQNKSGTPPTGLGNRGQNDKVSPFNATRTDPDNAAGGGNAPNNGGGSSGDMPNQNLNQIISNYGTLIFSGSGFKIYKIS; via the coding sequence ATGTTTACAAACAAAATTAGAGAAAAATGGTGGATTATAACATTATTCAGTATATTTATATTCTCATTTATACTAGATATGTACGTATTAACACGTTATAACTTATCTTATGGAATGGACGGCCCTTTTTATGATCTTCAAGTTTTAAATATACTTAAAACAGGCATTCCTGCCAGTAATGATCCCCCACTTGTTTACTATATACTTACCCCATTTGTACTGGTAAGTGGAAATTCTTTCTTTGGAATAAAAATTGGAATGGCCCTTCTTGGGTCACTTATGGCATTTCCGGCATTTCTACTTACAGAGATGTTTAATGAAAAGCTTGATATAGGATCTAAGATCCCGGCTCTTTTGAGTGCACTTCTGATAACTGTAAACGTATTTTACTTTCAGCTGATTGGAGATTTCATGCAGAATTTAGTAGGTGTCTTATTTTTGCTTCTTTTGATATATTTTGCAGTTAAGTGGCTTGAAAATCCAAAAGAATGGAAAAAATATGGAACTCTGGCGATTGCACTACTTCTCTGTAACATATTTACACACATTTATACTGGAATACTTGCAGTCATTTTATTTATTTCTCTTTTACTGCTTAACTGGGCTTTAATATCTTATAAAACCGGTAAAATAGAAATTAAAGGTTTAAAAATATTGGGAATAGTCAGTATTTCAGTTATAGTAGGATTAGCAGTTTTATTTGCTGTATATCCATATATGTTCTCTAAATTCACTACGGTACTTTCATTCATGAATAATTCATCTACAAGCAGTTCCAATTTAACTGGAGGAAATTTTATGAGTCCAGTAATATTTTTAACTGTTCCCTTCATTTTAGGAGTGATTGTTACTATACGTATTTTCTATAATGGGCTTAAAGAAAAGATAAATGTAGAAAGAAAGGCAATAAGTAGAAAGACACTTTTATCATGGGCTTATTTGGTACTAACAGTAATTTTAATTAGTTTGATTGTGGCGCCTTCTGTGGACTCTCAATATAAAAGCAGGTTCATAGAGCTGGCATTTGTTCCAATTGCCCTTATGGTACCATTGGGCTTAAAATTCATTGAAAACTGGCTGTCAAAAAGATACCCTTCTAAAAGAAGCTTGAAATTAGGATTAATAAGTTTAATAGCAGTTATATTCGTTGTATCAAGTTTTTACACTGCTACTGGAGAATTCTCAGGTATGGGGCCAAGTATCACTTCGGACCAGTATAATAACCTGGTTTCTCTCAAAGAAAATCTTACAGCTAATAATATTGACACAGATGGTATAATACTTGTCAATGATTATCATACCGGTTACTGGGTAGAATATGTACTTGGAATGCAGGTAGAAACAGGTAACCTGAGTGAAATTCAGAAAGAATACTTTAATCGAACTATATATGCGGTTACTTTGACACAAAATAGCCAATCTCAATTAAAAGGAAATTCCGAGTATTCATGGAATCCACTGCTTCCTTATTCATTCCCATTTGTGGGGTGGAACTTTGATAATTCATTTAATTCAGCGGGTGGCCAGAAACAGCTTTCACAGTCTCCGCCTGGAGATTTTGGGAATGCAACTGGACAGAATAAGTCAGGAACCCCACCAACTGGTTTAGGAAATAGGGGACAAAATGACAAAGTTTCTCCGTTTAATGCCACTCGAACTGATCCAGATAATGCTGCAGGCGGTGGAAATGCTCCAAATAATGGAGGAGGCTCATCTGGAGATATGCCAAATCAAAACTTAAACCAGATAATATCTAATTATGGGACATTAATTTTCAGTGGAAGTGGTTTTAAGATATATAAAATATCTTAA
- a CDS encoding ABC transporter permease codes for MNYLGLIIKNPFRNKTRTSLAIVGIAIGIATIVALGLVTSGLQASTQSTLKAGAAEITVTHTGSNEFGSTSGSINESRVTDIQNISGVKETAGILRATANIEGSSGNGLSISGIDSSKLNLMGVDSVNGTIYSNGSTNEIILGKTAAEDLNKSVGDNITIFNKNFKITGIYETGSFIQDAGAFMSLNALQNLTSNDGKISTIAVKVTEDANVTDVSQHIEDTYPNELSTVTAADQAGRINDALGAINTATWAISLLAIVIGGVGVINTMIMSVYERTREIGVLKAVGWRGRRILGMILGESIVLTIMAAIVGTIIGVVGVEVLLSYSATFGTMIKPVFSLDLFLRAFGIAFLVGIIGGIYPAYRASRLAPTEALRYE; via the coding sequence ATGAATTATTTAGGATTAATTATAAAAAATCCATTCAGAAATAAAACAAGAACCTCCCTTGCAATTGTGGGTATTGCAATTGGGATTGCAACTATTGTAGCACTGGGCCTTGTCACCAGTGGTCTTCAGGCATCCACACAAAGCACCCTTAAAGCAGGGGCTGCTGAAATTACAGTAACACATACTGGTTCTAACGAATTTGGATCAACATCAGGCAGTATAAATGAAAGCCGTGTGACAGATATCCAAAATATAAGCGGCGTTAAAGAAACCGCAGGTATTTTAAGGGCTACAGCCAATATAGAAGGCAGTTCAGGCAATGGCCTTTCCATAAGCGGTATAGACAGCAGTAAACTAAATCTCATGGGAGTAGACAGTGTAAATGGGACGATCTACTCAAATGGAAGTACAAACGAGATCATACTAGGTAAAACAGCTGCTGAAGATCTTAACAAGTCAGTTGGAGATAATATCACCATATTTAATAAAAACTTTAAAATTACAGGAATATACGAGACAGGTAGTTTCATACAGGATGCAGGAGCATTTATGTCTTTAAATGCACTCCAGAATTTAACCAGCAATGATGGTAAAATCAGTACCATTGCAGTTAAAGTAACTGAAGATGCCAATGTTACAGATGTAAGTCAGCACATTGAAGATACTTATCCTAACGAATTATCAACAGTAACAGCAGCAGATCAGGCAGGCAGAATAAATGACGCATTGGGGGCCATTAACACAGCCACATGGGCAATTTCACTCCTTGCAATAGTTATAGGTGGAGTTGGAGTTATCAATACCATGATAATGTCAGTATACGAGAGAACACGTGAAATTGGAGTTCTAAAAGCTGTAGGATGGAGAGGCAGGAGAATACTCGGTATGATACTGGGTGAATCAATTGTACTTACCATCATGGCAGCTATAGTCGGCACTATTATAGGCGTAGTAGGCGTTGAAGTCCTTCTATCATATTCTGCAACATTTGGAACCATGATTAAACCAGTATTCTCGCTTGATCTGTTCTTAAGAGCATTTGGAATTGCATTCCTTGTAGGAATCATTGGAGGAATCTACCCAGCTTACAGAGCAAGCAGACTAGCACCAACGGAGGCACTGCGCTATGAATAA
- a CDS encoding ABC transporter ATP-binding protein, with product MNNENIIEIKGLKKSYDKGKIKALNGIDLEIRKGEFVSIIGPSGSGKSTLLNMIGALDTAGEGSVEVAGIDLTKTKDLSKFRSQEIGFVFQLHNLIPNLTVLENVQIPMIGTSISGKDMEKRALKLLKSVDLEDRIDQRPTKLSGGERQRVAIARALVNNPSIILADEPTGALDSKTGDIILDLLKDLHKKENVTLVMVTHEPYVANMADRIITVRDGKILEEKTNNIT from the coding sequence ATGAATAATGAAAACATTATTGAGATTAAAGGCCTCAAAAAAAGCTATGATAAAGGCAAAATAAAAGCTTTAAATGGAATAGACCTTGAAATTAGAAAAGGAGAATTTGTTTCCATTATAGGGCCGTCAGGTTCCGGAAAATCAACTCTACTTAACATGATCGGGGCACTTGATACTGCTGGTGAAGGCAGCGTCGAAGTAGCAGGTATTGACCTGACCAAAACCAAGGATCTAAGTAAATTTAGATCACAAGAAATTGGCTTTGTGTTCCAGCTCCATAACCTGATTCCAAATCTAACAGTGCTTGAAAATGTCCAGATACCCATGATCGGGACTTCCATTTCGGGTAAAGACATGGAAAAAAGAGCTTTAAAACTTTTAAAATCAGTAGATCTTGAAGACAGGATCGATCAAAGACCAACCAAACTATCAGGCGGTGAAAGGCAACGTGTAGCTATAGCAAGGGCATTAGTTAACAATCCCTCTATTATTTTGGCGGATGAACCAACAGGAGCTTTAGATTCTAAAACAGGAGATATTATTTTAGATCTTCTTAAAGATCTACATAAAAAGGAAAATGTAACTCTTGTTATGGTAACACACGAGCCATACGTTGCAAATATGGCCGACAGGATCATTACAGTGCGTGACGGTAAAATTTTAGAGGAGAAAACGAACAATATAACTTAA
- a CDS encoding ABC transporter permease has protein sequence MKFRNLIIKNIFRNKSRSLLAVFGIAIGVAAVVGLGLVTDNLSTSTQKALTAGAADFSVIYGTNSGSEGPGGGGGPSGSMGGQQLINESKVSEIQQISGVGNATGVLRTNIDLSDNSTSNSTSSNSTSESAGPQGNFRMNMYSVIGIDSSDLSMDDIVITNGNTYSNGNEVIIGKTAAQRLNKSVGDTLNISNQTFKIVGTYETGNFMDDQGVVMSLSKLQNLTGDTGEVSLILVKAADGTSATDLADTIEQKYPNELSTSTSLSGMDRMNNGLDVINSGSWAVSLLAVIVGGIVVVVTMMKAVSERTREIGVLRAIGWTKHRIMTMILGESLVLSVIAILVGLVVGIGVVEIISATNLMRGIEPAFSAYLLLKGIGVALFLGLVGGIYPAYRASRLAPTEALRYE, from the coding sequence ATGAAATTCAGGAATTTGATTATAAAAAACATATTCAGGAATAAATCAAGGAGTTTACTGGCAGTATTTGGAATTGCTATAGGCGTGGCTGCAGTGGTAGGACTTGGTCTTGTAACTGACAACCTCTCCACATCTACCCAAAAAGCACTAACTGCCGGTGCTGCTGATTTTTCAGTGATATATGGGACCAATAGTGGAAGTGAAGGGCCCGGAGGGGGCGGAGGACCCTCAGGCAGTATGGGCGGACAGCAGCTGATTAATGAAAGTAAAGTTAGTGAAATCCAACAAATATCTGGTGTTGGTAATGCAACAGGAGTTTTACGGACCAATATTGACTTGAGCGATAACAGCACCAGTAACAGCACTAGCAGCAATAGTACAAGTGAATCTGCAGGCCCACAAGGAAACTTCAGAATGAACATGTACAGTGTAATAGGAATTGACAGCAGTGATCTGAGCATGGACGACATTGTTATAACCAATGGTAATACCTACAGTAATGGAAATGAAGTAATAATAGGTAAAACAGCCGCTCAAAGATTGAATAAAAGCGTAGGGGATACTTTAAACATATCCAATCAAACTTTCAAAATTGTAGGAACCTATGAAACAGGAAACTTCATGGATGACCAGGGAGTGGTTATGTCACTTTCAAAACTCCAAAATCTCACAGGAGACACTGGAGAGGTTTCATTGATCCTCGTTAAGGCAGCAGACGGCACCAGTGCTACAGATCTAGCTGACACCATTGAACAGAAATATCCAAATGAATTATCGACATCGACATCATTATCAGGAATGGACAGGATGAACAACGGGCTTGATGTTATCAACTCGGGCTCATGGGCAGTTTCACTACTTGCAGTCATAGTAGGAGGAATAGTCGTTGTTGTTACTATGATGAAGGCAGTATCAGAAAGAACTCGAGAAATTGGGGTTTTAAGAGCTATTGGGTGGACTAAACACAGAATTATGACGATGATACTGGGAGAATCTCTGGTCCTGTCAGTAATAGCTATCCTGGTTGGATTGGTTGTAGGAATAGGTGTTGTAGAGATCATATCTGCCACCAATCTTATGCGGGGAATTGAACCTGCATTTTCAGCATACCTTCTGCTCAAAGGAATTGGAGTTGCATTATTCTTAGGGCTTGTAGGTGGAATATATCCCGCTTACAGAGCAAGCAGACTAGCACCAACGGAGGCACTGCGCTATGAATGA